The following proteins are co-located in the Cloacibacillus sp. genome:
- a CDS encoding (2Fe-2S)-binding protein has product MQLINQHPVLNYEHGRKVKFDFDGKELEGFEGEPIAMALHSNGVHIYRVTPEMKRPRGFFCAIGKCSSCFMVVDGVPNVRTCVTPLKQGMKIETQHGKGAVPMKEGA; this is encoded by the coding sequence GTGCAATTAATCAACCAGCATCCCGTTCTTAATTATGAGCACGGGCGTAAGGTCAAGTTTGATTTTGACGGTAAGGAACTGGAAGGTTTTGAGGGCGAGCCTATCGCTATGGCTCTGCATTCCAATGGGGTCCACATCTATAGGGTGACTCCGGAAATGAAGCGTCCGCGCGGATTTTTCTGCGCGATCGGCAAATGCAGTTCCTGCTTTATGGTTGTTGACGGCGTCCCTAACGTGAGAACATGCGTCACGCCTCTGAAACAGGGCATGAAGATTGAAACCCAGCACGGCAAGGGCGCAGTTCCGATGAAAGAGGGGGCTTAA